A single Klebsiella variicola DNA region contains:
- a CDS encoding dihydrodipicolinate synthase family protein, which translates to MSKKAIHWSGVFPAVSTQFRSDYSLDLDATHAVMKNLVKDGVSGLVVCGSVGENTSLSTDEKLQIIEVAKDAAGGKIPVIAGVAEFTTAFAQKMAKEAERVGVDGIMVMPALVYSSKPHETAAHFRSVASATDLPIMVYNNPPIYKNDVTPDILATLTDCDNIVCFKDSSGDTRRFIDLRNTVGDRFVLFAGLDDVVVESIAVGAEGWISGMSNAFPREGETLFRLARQQRYEEAMALYRWFMPLLHLDARPDLVQCIKLCEELLGRGSAITRPPRLALEGETRQQVVAIVEQALATRPTLPDVGL; encoded by the coding sequence ATGAGCAAAAAAGCGATTCACTGGAGCGGCGTATTCCCGGCGGTCAGCACGCAGTTTCGTAGCGATTACTCCCTCGATTTAGACGCCACTCACGCGGTGATGAAAAACCTGGTGAAAGATGGCGTTTCCGGGCTGGTGGTATGCGGCAGCGTGGGTGAAAACACCTCGCTGAGCACCGATGAAAAACTACAGATTATCGAGGTGGCGAAGGATGCCGCCGGCGGCAAAATTCCGGTCATCGCCGGGGTGGCCGAGTTCACCACCGCCTTCGCCCAGAAAATGGCGAAAGAGGCGGAGCGCGTCGGCGTCGACGGGATCATGGTGATGCCGGCGCTGGTCTACTCCTCAAAACCGCATGAAACCGCGGCCCACTTCCGCAGCGTGGCGAGCGCTACCGACCTGCCGATTATGGTCTACAACAACCCGCCGATTTACAAAAACGACGTGACGCCGGACATTCTCGCCACCCTGACTGACTGCGACAACATCGTCTGCTTTAAAGACTCCTCCGGCGATACCCGCCGCTTTATCGACCTGCGTAACACCGTTGGCGACCGCTTCGTGCTGTTTGCCGGGCTGGATGACGTGGTGGTGGAAAGCATCGCCGTCGGCGCGGAAGGCTGGATCTCCGGAATGTCCAACGCCTTCCCGCGCGAAGGGGAAACGTTATTCCGTCTCGCCCGCCAGCAGCGTTACGAAGAGGCGATGGCGCTGTACCGCTGGTTCATGCCGCTGCTGCATCTCGATGCGCGTCCGGATCTGGTGCAGTGCATCAAGCTGTGTGAAGAGTTGCTGGGCCGCGGCAGCGCCATTACCCGTCCGCCGCGTCTGGCGCTGGAAGGCGAAACGCGCCAGCAGGTGGTGGCGATCGTTGAACAGGCGCTGGCCACTCGTCCGACGCTGCCGGATGTCGGCCTCTGA
- a CDS encoding helix-turn-helix domain-containing protein has protein sequence MIGVSDAAPPRAVNQPELAVDELSQICEGLARQRPENMPALLNALALIAPLLNAIPNVVFFIKDRQARYLLANLTLARRCGFKSVSSLLGKTSADVFPSALGQGYTEQDLRVLREGVTLRDQLEMHLYNGRERGWCLTQKLALRDVRGQVIGMAGISHDLQEAHARHPAWQRLAIVDDHIRRHYHRPIAMEELTALSGMSIAQIERYCKRIFHLTPRQMIHKVRLEKATELLAGDTPITDIALQCGYTDHSAFSRQFKAMTGSTPRDFRLTLLG, from the coding sequence ATGATCGGTGTTTCTGATGCGGCGCCGCCGCGCGCGGTTAACCAACCTGAGCTGGCCGTCGATGAGCTGAGCCAGATCTGCGAAGGGCTGGCGCGCCAGCGGCCGGAAAATATGCCCGCGCTGCTGAATGCGCTGGCGCTGATTGCGCCCCTGCTCAATGCCATTCCTAATGTGGTCTTTTTTATCAAAGATCGTCAGGCGCGCTATCTGCTGGCGAACCTGACGCTGGCCCGCCGCTGTGGTTTCAAAAGCGTCTCCTCGCTGCTGGGCAAAACCTCCGCTGATGTCTTTCCTTCCGCGCTGGGTCAGGGTTATACCGAACAGGATCTGCGGGTGTTGCGCGAAGGTGTGACCCTGCGCGATCAGCTGGAAATGCATCTCTACAATGGCCGCGAGCGCGGCTGGTGCCTGACGCAGAAACTGGCGCTGCGCGATGTCCGCGGGCAGGTGATCGGCATGGCCGGGATCTCGCACGATCTGCAGGAGGCTCATGCCCGCCATCCGGCGTGGCAGCGGCTGGCGATCGTCGACGATCATATCCGCCGCCATTATCACCGGCCGATCGCCATGGAAGAGTTAACCGCCTTAAGCGGGATGTCGATTGCGCAGATCGAACGCTACTGCAAACGGATCTTTCATCTCACTCCGCGGCAGATGATCCACAAAGTGCGGCTGGAAAAAGCGACCGAACTGCTGGCTGGCGATACGCCGATTACCGATATCGCCCTGCAGTGCGGGTATACCGATCACAGCGCCTTTAGCCGCCAGTTCAAGGCGATGACCGGCTCGACGCCGCGCGATTTTCGCCTCACGCTGCTCGGATAA
- a CDS encoding 4-hydroxyproline epimerase has protein sequence MTAPRPPVTLRAIDSHTGGEPTRLIVDGFPDLGGGSMAERRDRFARDFDHWRQAAILEPRGNDVLVGALLCKPVSAAATAGVIFFNNAGFLNMCGHGTIGLIASLAWLGRIQPGVHLIETPVGDVSATLHDDGSVSVQNVPARRWKKQIRVETAHGPVIGDIAWGGNWFFLINDHPFAITPEHIPQLTAYAWAVREGLEAAGIRGDDGGVIDHIELFADDDTADSRNFVLCPGKAWDRSPCGTGTSAKLACLAQDGKLQPGEIWRQASIIGSQFTASYQRTAEGIIPTIRGEAWVCGDNQLILNPDDPFCWGIAP, from the coding sequence ATGACCGCGCCACGCCCCCCTGTTACGTTGAGAGCTATTGATTCACATACCGGCGGCGAACCGACCCGCCTGATCGTTGACGGATTCCCCGACCTCGGCGGCGGCAGCATGGCGGAGCGCCGCGACCGCTTCGCCCGCGACTTCGACCATTGGCGTCAGGCGGCCATTCTCGAACCGCGCGGCAATGACGTACTGGTCGGCGCGCTGCTGTGCAAACCGGTCTCGGCAGCGGCTACCGCTGGCGTGATTTTCTTCAACAACGCCGGTTTTCTGAATATGTGCGGCCACGGCACAATCGGGCTTATCGCCTCGCTGGCCTGGCTTGGGCGTATCCAGCCCGGCGTACATCTGATTGAAACACCGGTCGGCGACGTAAGCGCTACGTTGCACGACGATGGCAGCGTATCGGTGCAAAACGTCCCGGCCCGCCGCTGGAAAAAACAGATCCGCGTTGAGACCGCGCATGGTCCCGTCATCGGCGATATTGCCTGGGGCGGCAACTGGTTTTTCCTGATTAACGACCACCCGTTCGCCATTACCCCCGAACATATTCCACAGCTCACCGCCTACGCCTGGGCAGTGCGCGAGGGGCTGGAAGCCGCGGGGATCCGCGGCGACGACGGCGGCGTTATCGACCATATCGAACTCTTCGCCGATGACGATACCGCCGACAGCCGCAACTTCGTACTCTGTCCGGGAAAGGCCTGGGATCGCTCGCCGTGCGGTACCGGCACCAGCGCCAAGCTGGCCTGCCTGGCGCAGGATGGCAAGCTGCAGCCGGGGGAAATCTGGCGTCAGGCCAGCATCATCGGCAGCCAGTTTACCGCCAGCTACCAGCGCACCGCGGAAGGCATCATCCCAACGATCCGCGGCGAAGCCTGGGTGTGTGGAGACAACCAGTTGATCCTCAACCCTGACGATCCCTTCTGCTGGGGGATCGCGCCGTGA
- a CDS encoding NAD(P)/FAD-dependent oxidoreductase has translation MKQCDVIVIGAGIIGAACAWQLAKRGQSVTLIDDGQPGATAAGMGHLVCMDDDPAELALSAWSLERWRAITPRMPDNCAWRGCGTLWLAESEEEMAVAGEKLRRLASYQVPSERQTPQQIAGREPLLRGGLAGGLWVPGDGILYAPNVARWLMADAGDHLTCLHDSAQAITEPQVLLASGKRLQARAIVVACGLEANALLAENWLRPKKGQLAITDRYRPRVHHQLVELGYGASAHGGGTSVAFNLQPRPTGQLLIGSSRQFDNRERELDLPLLAQMLDRARHFVPALATLNIIRCWSGLRAASQDGNPLIGPHPTRRGVWLALGHEGLGVTTAPATAELLAAQILDERCPLAPDAWLPARLCQQEAIA, from the coding sequence GTGAAGCAGTGTGATGTCATCGTGATCGGCGCCGGGATCATCGGCGCCGCCTGCGCGTGGCAGCTGGCGAAGCGGGGGCAGAGCGTGACGCTTATCGACGACGGTCAGCCCGGCGCCACGGCGGCAGGTATGGGCCATCTGGTGTGCATGGATGACGACCCCGCCGAGCTTGCATTATCGGCATGGTCGCTGGAACGCTGGCGCGCTATCACGCCACGGATGCCCGACAATTGCGCCTGGCGCGGCTGCGGCACGCTGTGGCTGGCGGAAAGCGAAGAAGAGATGGCCGTCGCGGGCGAAAAACTGCGGCGGCTGGCCAGCTATCAGGTGCCCAGCGAACGCCAGACCCCGCAGCAGATCGCCGGGCGCGAACCGCTGCTGCGCGGCGGGCTGGCGGGCGGCCTGTGGGTGCCAGGCGATGGCATCCTTTACGCGCCAAACGTCGCCCGCTGGCTGATGGCCGATGCCGGAGACCATCTTACCTGCCTGCACGACAGCGCGCAGGCGATTACCGAACCGCAGGTGCTGCTCGCCAGCGGCAAACGGCTACAGGCGCGGGCCATCGTGGTGGCCTGCGGACTTGAAGCCAACGCGCTGTTAGCGGAAAACTGGCTGCGACCGAAAAAAGGCCAACTGGCGATTACCGATCGCTACCGGCCGCGGGTGCATCACCAGCTGGTTGAGCTGGGTTACGGCGCCAGCGCCCATGGCGGCGGCACCTCGGTGGCGTTTAACCTTCAGCCGCGGCCAACCGGCCAGCTGCTGATTGGCTCTTCGCGTCAGTTTGATAACCGTGAGCGCGAGTTGGATCTGCCCTTGCTGGCGCAGATGCTCGATCGCGCCCGCCATTTCGTTCCGGCGCTGGCGACGTTGAATATCATCCGCTGCTGGAGCGGCCTGCGCGCCGCCTCGCAGGATGGCAACCCGCTGATCGGCCCGCATCCCACGCGCCGTGGCGTATGGCTGGCGCTGGGCCATGAAGGGCTGGGCGTCACCACCGCTCCGGCCACAGCTGAACTGCTGGCGGCGCAGATCCTCGATGAACGCTGCCCATTGGCGCCCGACGCCTGGCTCCCGGCCCGTTTGTGTCAACAGGAGGCGATTGCATGA
- a CDS encoding (2Fe-2S)-binding protein, with protein sequence MKATLTITIDGEALTVPEGISVAAALALTGDPTTRQAVNGELRAPFCGMGVCQECRVTVDGLRVLACQTLCRAGMQIERSHDEHAAL encoded by the coding sequence ATGAAGGCCACGCTCACTATCACCATTGATGGCGAAGCGCTGACGGTGCCGGAAGGCATTAGCGTGGCGGCGGCGCTGGCGTTGACCGGCGACCCCACCACCCGCCAGGCGGTTAACGGCGAGCTCCGCGCGCCGTTTTGCGGCATGGGCGTCTGCCAGGAGTGCCGGGTCACCGTCGATGGCCTTCGGGTGCTGGCCTGCCAGACCCTGTGCCGGGCCGGTATGCAAATAGAAAGGAGCCACGATGAACACGCTGCGCTGTGA
- a CDS encoding FAD-dependent oxidoreductase has product MNTLRCDILILGAGPAGMAAALSAAACDKQVIILDDNPAPGGQIWRAGPQATQPALARRYRDAIAASAAIRVVNGARLIARPSAHSVLFETADGGGVVCWQKLILCCGARELSLPFPGWTLPGVTGAGGLQAQIKQGLSLKGEKVVIAGSGPLLLAVADTVNKAGGDVTNIIEQAPLPALLRFAGGLWRWPQKLRQLATLAPKGYLSGAQTIRAHGATRLEAVTLRQRGVERTIACDRLAIGYGLIPNIETGLLFGCATAQEAIQVNRWQQTSVADIYAAGECTGFGGSELALAEGEIAGYAAAGASQQAQALFTRRARWQRFAEAINRTFRLTESLKDAATPESLLCRCEDVRCGDVAAAGGWPQAKLTQRCGMGACQGRTCAASARWLYGWPLPQPREPLAPARAETLIALARPSAEP; this is encoded by the coding sequence ATGAACACGCTGCGCTGTGACATTTTAATCCTCGGCGCCGGCCCCGCCGGCATGGCGGCCGCGCTCTCCGCCGCCGCCTGCGATAAACAGGTGATTATTCTCGACGATAACCCCGCCCCTGGCGGACAAATCTGGCGCGCCGGTCCGCAGGCGACGCAGCCCGCCCTGGCCCGGCGCTACCGCGACGCCATCGCCGCGTCTGCCGCCATCCGGGTAGTGAACGGCGCGCGGCTGATTGCCCGCCCCTCCGCGCACAGCGTGCTGTTTGAAACCGCCGACGGCGGCGGCGTGGTTTGCTGGCAGAAACTGATCCTCTGCTGCGGCGCGCGCGAGCTGTCGCTGCCCTTTCCCGGCTGGACCTTACCCGGCGTGACCGGCGCGGGCGGCCTGCAGGCGCAAATCAAACAGGGCCTGTCGCTGAAAGGAGAAAAGGTGGTGATTGCCGGCAGCGGTCCGCTACTGCTGGCGGTGGCGGATACGGTGAACAAGGCTGGAGGCGACGTGACGAATATCATTGAACAAGCGCCGCTCCCGGCGCTGCTGCGCTTCGCCGGCGGGCTGTGGCGCTGGCCGCAGAAGCTGCGCCAGTTAGCGACGCTGGCCCCGAAAGGCTATCTGAGCGGCGCGCAGACGATCCGCGCTCACGGCGCAACGCGGCTGGAAGCCGTTACGCTTCGCCAGCGCGGCGTCGAGCGGACTATCGCCTGCGATCGGCTGGCTATCGGCTACGGGCTGATACCCAATATCGAGACGGGGCTGCTGTTTGGCTGCGCCACGGCACAGGAGGCGATCCAGGTTAACCGCTGGCAGCAGACCAGCGTCGCGGATATCTATGCCGCCGGCGAGTGCACCGGTTTCGGCGGTAGCGAGCTGGCGCTGGCGGAGGGCGAAATCGCCGGGTATGCCGCCGCCGGGGCCAGCCAGCAAGCGCAGGCGTTATTTACCCGCCGCGCCCGCTGGCAGCGTTTCGCCGAAGCAATCAACCGTACCTTCCGGCTGACGGAATCCTTGAAAGACGCCGCAACGCCGGAGAGCCTGCTGTGCCGCTGCGAGGATGTACGCTGCGGCGATGTGGCGGCCGCCGGAGGCTGGCCGCAGGCCAAACTTACCCAGCGCTGCGGAATGGGCGCCTGTCAGGGGCGCACCTGCGCCGCCAGCGCCCGCTGGTTGTACGGCTGGCCGCTGCCGCAGCCAAGAGAACCGCTGGCCCCCGCCCGCGCGGAAACGCTTATTGCCCTCGCCCGACCGAGCGCCGAGCCGTAA
- the hpaR gene encoding homoprotocatechuate degradation operon regulator HpaR: MHDSLTIALLQAREAAMAYFRPIVKRHNLTEQQWRIVRILAERPSMDFHDLAFRACILRPSLTGILTRMERDGLVLRLKPVNDQRKLYVSLTPAGTALYESAQAEVEETYRLLEAQFTTEKLQQLTSLLEEFIALGVPAGRGDEEE; encoded by the coding sequence ATGCATGATTCATTAACCATTGCCTTGTTGCAGGCGCGTGAGGCGGCGATGGCCTACTTTCGGCCGATCGTCAAACGGCACAATCTCACCGAACAGCAGTGGCGGATCGTGCGAATTCTCGCCGAACGTCCGTCGATGGATTTTCACGATCTGGCCTTTCGCGCCTGCATCCTGCGCCCCAGCCTGACCGGGATTTTGACGCGCATGGAGCGGGATGGGCTGGTGCTGCGCTTAAAGCCGGTTAACGATCAGCGCAAGCTGTACGTCTCGCTGACGCCTGCCGGAACCGCGCTGTATGAAAGCGCTCAGGCCGAGGTGGAAGAAACCTATCGTCTGCTGGAGGCCCAGTTCACCACGGAAAAGCTGCAGCAACTGACCTCGCTGCTGGAGGAGTTTATTGCGCTTGGCGTCCCTGCCGGGCGCGGTGATGAAGAAGAGTAG
- a CDS encoding fumarylacetoacetate hydrolase family protein encodes MKGTIFAVALNHRSQLDAWREAFQQAPYKTPPKTAVWFIKPRNTVIGDGEAIPYPQGETVQSGATVALIVGKTARKVAAAEAANYIAGYALANDVSLPEESFYRPAIKAKCRDGFCPVGALSAVRNVDNLTIITEINGREADSWHTGDLQRNAAQLLSALSEFATLNPGDAILIGTPHSRVTLRPGDRVRILADGFPALENPVVAEGELA; translated from the coding sequence ATGAAAGGTACCATCTTCGCCGTTGCGCTCAATCATCGCAGCCAGCTCGACGCCTGGCGCGAAGCGTTTCAACAGGCCCCCTACAAGACGCCGCCGAAAACCGCGGTCTGGTTTATCAAGCCGCGCAATACCGTGATTGGCGACGGCGAGGCGATCCCCTATCCGCAGGGCGAGACCGTACAAAGCGGCGCGACGGTGGCGCTGATTGTCGGCAAAACCGCGCGTAAAGTGGCGGCGGCAGAGGCAGCGAACTATATCGCCGGCTACGCGCTGGCTAACGATGTGAGTCTGCCGGAAGAGAGTTTTTATCGCCCGGCGATCAAGGCGAAATGCCGCGATGGCTTCTGCCCCGTCGGCGCGCTGTCGGCGGTGCGTAACGTCGATAACCTGACCATCATCACCGAAATCAACGGCCGCGAGGCGGATAGCTGGCATACCGGCGATCTGCAGCGTAACGCCGCGCAGCTGCTGAGCGCCTTAAGCGAGTTCGCCACCCTCAATCCCGGCGACGCGATCCTTATCGGCACGCCCCACTCTCGCGTCACGCTGCGCCCCGGCGACCGCGTACGTATTCTCGCCGACGGATTCCCGGCGCTGGAAAACCCGGTTGTCGCAGAAGGAGAGCTGGCATGA
- a CDS encoding fumarylacetoacetate hydrolase family protein, which produces MKQARIEWQGQVRDVLVDERDQVRLNDGTVLKEGEFRWLPPADGTLFALGLNYADHASELEFKPPTEPLVFIKAPNTFIGHQQQSVRPDNVEYMHYEAELVVVIGKTARRVSEAEAMDYVAGYTVCNDYAIRDYLENYYRPNLRVKSRDTLTPIGPWIVAKEAIPDPHNLALRTWVNGELRQQGTTADLIFSIPFLIAYLSEFMTLQPGDMIATGTPKGLSDVVPGDEVIVEVEGVGRLVNHIISQQAYEETLS; this is translated from the coding sequence ATGAAACAGGCACGCATTGAATGGCAGGGACAGGTACGCGACGTGCTGGTCGATGAACGCGACCAGGTGCGCCTGAACGATGGCACGGTATTGAAAGAAGGCGAATTCCGCTGGCTGCCGCCCGCCGACGGCACGCTATTCGCGCTGGGGCTCAACTACGCCGACCACGCCAGCGAGCTGGAGTTTAAACCGCCAACCGAGCCATTGGTGTTCATCAAAGCGCCGAACACCTTTATTGGCCACCAGCAGCAGTCGGTACGCCCGGATAACGTCGAATACATGCACTACGAAGCCGAACTGGTGGTGGTGATCGGGAAAACCGCGCGCCGCGTCAGCGAAGCCGAGGCCATGGACTATGTCGCTGGCTATACCGTGTGCAACGACTACGCGATCCGCGACTATCTGGAAAACTACTACCGCCCGAACCTGCGGGTCAAAAGCCGCGACACCCTGACGCCGATCGGCCCGTGGATCGTCGCCAAAGAGGCGATCCCGGATCCGCATAATCTGGCCCTGCGTACCTGGGTCAACGGCGAACTGCGCCAGCAGGGCACCACCGCCGATCTGATCTTCAGCATCCCGTTCCTCATCGCTTATTTAAGCGAATTTATGACCCTGCAACCGGGCGACATGATCGCCACCGGCACGCCGAAAGGGCTATCCGATGTGGTGCCGGGCGACGAGGTGATCGTTGAAGTCGAGGGCGTGGGCCGCCTGGTCAACCATATCATCAGCCAGCAAGCGTATGAGGAGACACTGTCATGA